Part of the Amblyomma americanum isolate KBUSLIRL-KWMA chromosome 7, ASM5285725v1, whole genome shotgun sequence genome, agccaccgcggcggctcgcatCCTTGTTTGTACTTGCGCAGTATACCTACATGATAGCGCGGGGATATGAACTTCAAGGAGGTTCCCCGAGAGGAAAAGGTTCCTCAAAATGTTGGAGGCTTAATTTAGCAGTCATGGGCATAAAACAATGGTAATTTGTTGCGCACATATTAACAAAAGCGCGGAGTGGTCTTCAAATGAACGGACGGCAAACGTTGttcggcatatttttttttcccaacGTGTGTTTCTGTGTTGATGAAAAAGGAGTACAGGTGCGCGCGCATGTCGTTGGGTAAAAAACTTGTTGACGGCTCGCGCCGGAAGAAGCACCTGACATCACAAGGGATGCGATAAAACAACAGTGAGCTACAGAATGGAGCAGCTGCGACACTCCTCCAACAGAAACGCCATATAGAGGCACGTGGCATGTTTTATCAGGACTTTAGCCTTTCAATGTTTCGATAGTTCTAAAACGTGCGCCTTTGCCTTCCGGCAGCGTCATCTGGCTTGGCAACGTTCCAACATTAAATGCTCATGCGGGGTGCAGGGACTTCTAGGTTCAGGCTGTCGACGGCGtatccccttacaaaaatttctttatgcAGTGTAATAACTTTCCACGGGCTTTTGTCAATAAAATTTATAGAGTTTCTATCGACAAATCTATAGATTATACAGTCTGTAGCCCATACAAATcctacagtctatagacaatctaacAGGTGTTTCAGGAAAAACTAAGggattttcaaaaataggcttcttgaggtaaaaatatggcttttgcgcaggagtattaccagtgctggcggacaccagaaaaccggtgacttgtcttggctagtaagctggttaactagtttctagtaattaactttttaactaatagAGTTCGGTTCCTGTTTGCAATTAGAGAATTGCGGTTTGTAAACGTGATTGCCCTCCACCTTgtgactcgacaaaatttggctaattcgactagttacatgcactggaggggttgctgagccaccgcggcgggtatttcaaaaaccaattttcaattttcttgaCTGGGGCATCGGTTGGCTGCCCTACGCTGAAGGTGGGGGAGGAAAGAGGAACAAGCTGATAGAATAAGACTGCGAGATAGAACATAGGTATTTGATGGAGGCGGCAGAGCGCGGCACCATGATACACGAGTGTGCCATGACACGTGAAccaaagataataataataataataataataataataataataataataataataataataataataataataataataataataataataataataataataataattggtattgggggaaatgaaatggcacagtatctgtctcatatatcgttggacacctgaaccgcaccgtaagggaagggacaaaggagggagtgaaagaagaaaggaagaaagaggtgccgtagtggagggctccggaataatttcattgCACGAAAGAGAATCTGACGGTGAGAGAACACAAGAAAAGCTCGCCAGTTCATGAGCGCTTGCTTGTGCACATGCAGGTAAATTGACAAAAACTCACCGAGTGAAAGGGAAGCAGCGAATTGTGCGCAGAAAGGGAGTGCAGCGCCGAGATCTTTGCTTTCATGTGGTGGTCAGAATGTGCATGTCCGTactcacataaaaaaaaagaaagtaaaaactTGTCCCCGCCACCGGGCCTATAAACCAATTTGCATTCTCCATGCTCGCGCCACCAGCTGCGCCCATTTCCTCCAGGTTTTTCGCAGAGGGCTCTGAACCCACACGTCCGTGCTCTGTTACAGACTGTCAGCGTCAAAGGAAACGGAAACAATGCACTTGCAACGGAAACAGCAAAACGAGAAGAGTTTATCGCAAGGAAACTGAATACTATTACTCTTGAGTTACACGTCAATAGCCCGGATACCTCTATATAGAAGTGTTGACAGACAcgggcttcatttttttttagaagCGAATATTTTTATGTTCATGTTTCGCTTAACTTATTTGCGTTTTATCTGACGCTGATGTTACATCTTGTACTTATGCTGCAGCGGAGAGGAGGGAAAAGGGTGAAGGGCAGCCTGTCCTCCCCTTCCCGAACaactcatcgtcatcatcatcatcatcatcgtcattctgactgcgcccactgcaaggcaaaggcctctcacatgtctctccaattaaccctctcctttgccagctgcggtcactgTATCCCTGCAAAAtccttaatctcctccgcccacctaactttgtgccaaccctgctacgcttgccttcccttggaatccagtccgttaccaaTTCTACTTACGAACCGCACAATTCTACTTCGCTCTAACACAATCTCACCTTCATTACTCTTTGCTGATATGAAGCGTTACAACAGTCACGaatttaaatcttttttttttcgctgaaaaagaaagccatTAGAGCAACTGCTAACATTGGTTACTCAGAAAGCAAAGGACAGTGCTGGACCGATTTTATCCCGTTCGTATAAAGACTCCACAAAATTCATACAACCTTGGACACATTGCAATGAAAGTACTAAAATTAAGGCCAAATTATGGCTTAAAAACCCTTACGCACCagatggtttcctttttttaatgacaGTAATGACATTCAACATCTCATCTATATGTGTAAAACTCGATAAATGTACAAGAGGAAAGTCTCACAAGTGTTCACTGCATGACTGGGCTTTTCCTTTGGTATTCCGTGTTGTCTGACGTAAATAATTTAGGAAGTGAACATGTACTATGTCAGTAAGGCAGTGTATGTTTCGTTTATGGCCGCCTTGTGCATCTACAGCGTCTTTTATTTTTGCAAAGTTTCAAATATTGTTTCCTAACCTCTGCTATGAAGTTCTTCGTTTTTATTTCTTATATTTATCgaagtaaaacttctttttgagctaagttggtgcattttgaaccaaggaaaatgAGCAGCGCataagcatgcaaccacacaagaagaaaggacaagacaagcgctgtggTCGGCAGTGGTCGGTGGTCGGCAGGCGGTGGTCGGCaccgcttgtgtcttgtcctttcttcttgtgtggttgcatgcttttgcgctgctccttttccttgatTATACTTATCTATGTTAGTCTTGTTACCTGCGGTATGCAGTGTTTTCGcatacgttttctttttttctgcatgcaAGACATTCGTATAACAGGTATTTTTGCGTTCTTTTAACGCATTCTTTTTGTGATCATGAATTCATATTTTATGTTATTATACCAACAAGTGTTGACGCATATGTTACGCTGCTTGTAATTTTTCTTTCTGCAACCTGCCGAATGCATCATGACTACGACGGGGAGGAAGGCCCTTGTCGGGCACTGTgtcttttggcctccttcctggaTGGTACGCACTTCGAATAGTCTTATTCTAttctaaaaacaaataaaataatcAAAATACAAATTCATAGGCTTACCTTATTGTTCAACGAGGGAGCCCGTAATAAAGGCCTCTTCATCAAGATTCGCCTACCCTGCCAGAGTTTGAAGGAAACGCTCACGAATTTTTTTTACGGAGCACAGCAAAAACACAGAGGGCCTGTGGCAAAGCTACTAGCTTCCCTTTTACTATTTTTTCGGCTGCGTGCCTTGTCACACCCGTTCGTCGGCGATAACGCCGAACCGTTTCCAAAATGTCACATTTTTGTTTGGGTACATCAATAATGCAGGAAATAACATTGCTCCCCATTTTTTAATCTCAAAATTCAAGAAATGTACTGTTCTCACGGGGGTTCTCACAGAGTTGCACAAAATCCATAGGATACCTTGATAGCGCTGCCGTCCGGCGTGGAGACATGTCCTCCATGTTCGGGCAGGGACTCGTTTTTCTGTCAGTGCGTTATCTTATCATTCCTCCAAGGAAGCATCTTCGGCTCGATGGGGCCTTGAGACATTCAGTATTGCTGCCAGTAACGAAGTCTTGCTTCAGGCAGAACTTATATGCTTTATGTCGATGGCGGTGGTCTGCAAAATAGTTGTGACTGAAAGTGGCTTCTCCCAGTCCAGCAGGGTGGGTGACCCCTCTGTGGCGGCGACGCTGGCGTCAACAGGCAAAGACCACCGCAAGGCGTCACTTGCGTCCGCCAGCGGCCAGATTTAAATTGGCGGGTATTATTGTATTTATATATGCCTGATATAGCGGAAATAAGAAGGCAAGCATACGCTCATGCTAAAAGACAGCACGCTTCCTTGCCCCTCGAAAAGGGCATTTGGACTTCCCAAATTCCTTTCTGAGTTTTGCGCAGCTGTAGCATAAGGTcaccaaccaaaaaaaaaacgttcttgctgcttttgatgtcacgctgaaaaaaaaataaaactgacctAATGCGACATCAACATAGAaacgaacttttttttcttaccttGTATCATTCCAGTGGCATATTCTCCGAATTATGTGACCACAAATTATTCAGAAGATTGTGTTTCTATTGCAGTCCACCCTGAATACTCCCCAACAAGTCAGTCTTAATTGACTGACTTCGCGTTGTGAATGAAAGGAGCCGAAATTTGCGTTCATCATCGGTATGTTTTTATTTCAATAAATAACATGCATATTCTACGCTGCTCTCACAATTCATTTCTTCTATACAGGACTATGTACAATATGTAAGCGACTGCTGTTATTGCAGACGTGCTATTGCATTTAGATTCTACGACACAAGCCTGCAGATGCAACGAGGAGACATGCGGTGCCAACGCCAGCACTATAGACTTCTTACTCTTTACCACAGGCACATAAAGAGCATTTTGTAGCTGTGCTCATTCGGAGCGTTGCTGTTGTAGCGCGCACGGTGAAAAGCACTAGCCTTAAAACTACGGCCTTCCGATTGCTCTGTGGTCACCTACGCCATATCCTCGTCTAAACTCTGTTCTACACGAGGCTCACCTCATTCGAACGAGCCGAGCCTAAAGGGCAAGCTTTTTGTGAGGTTGCCGCATTTTAATGAAACCTTGATCGCAGGTCTTTGTATACCAGTCCTGATTAATTTCGCCACATTCAGCAGCTGTGTCGTGTTTTAATCCGGCTGAAATCAAGTTCGCCACTTTAGCGGCTTTGTGGTGTAACAGCACTAGGTTTGTGACGTCACAAACATCACCGGCACATTGATATCCGCTCCCCACTTGCTGAACGTAATTTTTTACCCTTGTATTTGGTCACTTAAGCCATGTTGTGAATGTCGTCATCGTCTACAGTCTACAATTCAGCTTGGTTTTAtgatttacgggggtttaacgttgaaaagcgacccaggctatgagggacgctgtattgaagggctccggaaatttccaccacctggggttctttaacgtgcactgacatcgcacagtacacgggcctcggctATTCAACGAGCGTACGAGAGCTTTTACAATAATGTTTGGGAACTTATCGCTTTATCGCTACGTCAGAAATGCTACTGACGAAACACCGTCTCGGGCCACGCAGAATTGATTTGAGGAAGAAGATGTGGCGACCCCGAAAGCTtcatgctgcgcctgggggcggTCCACACCCACCGGATGTGGAAGAATGGATTTTTGGGCCGCACTACCGGACGTTACTGGACTTTTTTAGAGAGTCCAGTGTGTATCgatatttgtaaataatactttGTGCAATCTGTCACAATGTCACAAAAAAAAGACGCTGTGCGCGCCTTCGCCTACttcatcgcttcatcgtacacagcGCTGACGAGCCACTGCAGATCTTTGTTGCTACCTATCTTCGGCACGACAATGACAAAAGTGCTGGGTCAAAAAGCACTATTCGCAAagaattaaaaaataatagtCTTCTGTGGCGAGCAGTAGACCCCCAGCACCGATAAGACGTGCGCATATTCGTATCTTAATCAAATGAGACTCTGAGTCAAAGTAAACGATGAAAAAAGGCCTTCATAATGACCTTGAAGATGAATTTTGTCGAAGTAAGCTGGAGAACACTGAGTACAGCGTGCCGTTGGATTGAAGGGTATTAGCCGCCGCCTGtgggtataaaaaaaaaattaaggaaagaTAGCGGCACATTCAACAGTAACATCAGCTGGTTCGGCCGGCACCCGCTTATTTCTCGCTATGGGCGTCACTACTGCAACTCCTGTGTTGTAGGCATCTCCTTGTTTTACTAAGTATTGCTACTGGATCCAAATGTTCTGTCTGTTCTGTAACTGTTCGACCTTTGTGTCATTGCGTTATCGTATTTTTCCAGCACTGACAATGAACCTACAACAGCACCAGAAAAGTCACCTAAGAAATTGTCCTCACTTGGTAAAACTCACCCCACAAGAGCCAGGAACAGGCTACACGCTCGAATCATTCGGTGACATCTGTCCGAAAACGTAATTTCGCTACGAACGCAACACGACTCTCTGCTGAAGAAACAGGCTTCACAGTAGCGGAACTCCTCTAGGAAATCTTGAAGATGCGACACTGTGAAGTTGAACATTAAAAGAGTTgcctgctgggctagttggatgGCGGACATAATAAAAGGATTCTAGCGCTAAGATATAACacacagaaacaaaaagaagacagaGCTGTCTTCTTGTGTGTTGTACGACTTGGCGCTAGGATCCTTTTATTATGAAGTGAAACACAAAACCTAGGTAGGGCAGAGTTGATTTGTCCAAGCTCATTTTCGTCAGTGCGGGAGCTGCAAATGCGGATGGCATCGAAACTGAGTCCTTCACCTATTCACGTGACGTGAGCTGGCACGGCCGGAATAAGCAGCACTGCAACACTGGTCCGGACACAACGGCTCGCCAGAGGCCTAAGACCATAGGGTTGCCGGTCAGAGCAACGTGGGCATCATGGCACGGTCGACGAGGATCCCAGAGGCGGCAGCCACGAACGGCGCCGCCGCAGCCTGGTGCAGCTGTTGCAGCCTGGCCGCCGCCGCCTCTGCGGGCGACGGGCGGCGCGACGGAGTCGTGCAGGACGCGACGACGCTCTCGTGAAGCTTGCGCGAGTGCTTCTTGAGGTCAAAGTTCCTGCAGAACCCCTTGCCGCACACCTTGCACGTGTAGGGCTTCTTGTcgttgtgcgtgtgcatgtggAAGGTGAGGTTGTACACCTGGTGGAAGGCCTTGTTGCACACGCTGCACTTGTACGCCTTCTCGCCCGTGTGCGTAAGCCGGTGGTTCTTGTAGTTGCCCTTCTGGTGGAAGCCCTTGCCGCAGTACTCGCACACCCACGGCTTGAAGCCCGCGTGTATGCGCACGTGCGTGTTCAGCGTCGAGCTGCGGTTGAACGCCTTGCCGCACGTGGCGCATTTGTGCGGCTTCTCCTGCGTGTGGATGATCTTGTGGCGGCAAAGGGTGCTCGCCTGCCGGAAGCCCTTGCCGCACACCTTGCACACGAACGGCCGGGCGCCCGTGTGCACGGGCATGTGCCGCGTCAGGTTGTAGTGGGCGTTGAACACCTTGCCGCACTCGGGACACGTGAACGTCTTCTGCTTGCCGCTTCCGCTGCTGGCGCCACCTACTCCACCACCGGCCTTGTCCGATGCTTGCAGCCTGGTCTGCTTCAGGGCATCGCACGCCGCAGTGGCCAAGCGCGGTTGGGGACGTACCAACCTCGCAGTATGCTGCTCTCCAGGCGTCGCGGTGGTTGCGAGGCCGGATGAAGGTAGAGAGGACAGGCCATCAGAGGCCTGCTGCAGCCAAGGGTAGACGAGCCCGCTGCCCTGATGAAGCCTGGCCAGCTGGCTCAGAGCTGTGGTGGCAATCCCGAGAGCCAAGGACGAATCTTGCCGGTCGACAGCGGGGTTGTGCGCTCCGTACGGTACCGTTGGCCTTATCCAGGACGCTCCAGATGCCTGCAGTTTGCGGCGCCAGTCGTTGAGCATTGCAGTAAGTGAGCACGCTGCGGATGATGTGCTGTTTCTGTGGGCTTTGTCCGGAGCCATGATGCGGGCAATGGAGAAGCCCAAGGCGCTGCCGGCTTTCTTGGCCGACGGCTCGGCCATGGTGCTGCCGGCGTCCTCGTCATCGTCCTCTTCGACGTCCAGGTCCGAGTCGGAGGCCACGTGGCTCGTTGGCAAAGGTTCCTCCATGGCTGTATGGTGCCAGCTGTTACGCCTTGCATCTGGCCATCTGCAAAAATGCGCACAAAAAATGAATAGATTGACACCTCTGTCGCATATATGAATGAGGAAGCTGATTCACCAACACGATATCGCTGTTCAAGACACTAATCGAGCGTGCAAACAGAAGAGAACCGACACACTTTACCAGTTCGGAAATCGACGGGAAATGTGCTAGTCATTTGGGTGTAATATTTAGCGGGTGCCGAGACTTGCTTCCCGGGTCAAATGGCGGACTGCGATCAATTCGCGCGGCATAGGTGTTCCGTTCCTGAAATGTTCAGTACAGACTCAGCGTTCGCCATATTAAAATCTTTTGACTGACGCGCATGCTCCCATACAATTACTGGTCATTTCTCGGGAAAAATGTGAACGGGAATTAAGTCACATAGAAGGACTGCATAACTAGCAAAATCCTGGCGTTTTGATATGACAGGACAGCTTATGGAGGTGTTGCGCATGGCTTTACGCTTTGCTATAACAAAAACTGAGTAACGGAAGGTACTAAAATGTTCGTTGTTGCGACTcaaggaagaatgaaaagcaaagtgcacgggcctgcccactggctcgagctgagacacaatcgctgccacgtgcagacagtaggagagttgaaagcgATGCGAGAGAAAAGATTGTAAGAcgagacgcgcgtcgcaacaaccgcgacatctgaagcgacaacgacggtttagcaacagacacccccggtgacaaggagccctctccacatgtgcgagagccccgagatcccagccccgtaaggccaggaaaAAGTGTTCGTGCTGCAAGCCGCGTTTTATGTTCTAAGGTGCATTACGAAAGCCTCGCAAACGCATATCCGTGTAAATTGGTAAGGTGAACGTTTGGTTTGGTTGGCGTTACACCAAGTGATTTTTTTTAACcattacagatttttattttatataCTGTGAGAGATACCTTGGTGCGGTATGGGCAGGTGGACTGTAAAGCAAGGCGGATATTATGTGCGTGATATATCTCCAATATTAAATCATTAACTAAAATTAACAAACGaacttttgattttttttattctaagcAGCAATATTATTTTGTGAATTTAAGGTAATTGACTTTAAAGGTGATCCCAgctttgaatttaaaaaaaaaactgcaatgcaaTTCGAAATGtcgaacggcaaaaaaaaaaaaatttcaacgctCGTTGAGCTGGCTTTCCCGTGTTGCACCTCTaaaaaaattgtgtcgcgcgCATTTTTAATGTGACAGATAGAGACGCCGATTGTGTATTTTGTGACATAGAAGCAGGTAACGTGATTTCAGTGGTGATATTACGCgtagcgacgccattttataaatatgcaacgCGGGAAAGCCATCTCAACGAGCTTTCAAGTGCGTTAATTTGAAGTTCCacatttcgaaccacattgcctacaaagaaaattaaaaacgggGCTGAAATTCGTTGTTTACGGCCAAGTCGTGCTGCAGTTAAACAGGGTTTTGCCCAGGTAACCATTCCAGAACTGCGTATACTTCAGGAAGAAATAAACTGAATCGCATTGAAGGGACATGAACGGAAAGAAGCTGTCAGACTACCACACCCGAGTACTTTTGAAAAGCACTTAAAATttatgcaaattaaaagcgaactTCAATCAAAAAATTACCGGAGGAAATTAAGGAACTTATGTGCGATCGAGTAATGCGTAAACACTTCAATTGTATTCTTATTCCATTCTAATTATACTCTCATTCTATTCGTTTGTAGTTGGTGCAGCTGTAAATACTAGTACTGACTACTGCtggttaacatttcgtatttttccTCCTTTGATGACGTTACACCGTTTCgaccaatcgcgagttttgtaacgctACCACTATTAGGACAATGCCTAGTTTTCGTGTCGATGAGCcctctaatgctttcgcattaaaaggaaGTAGCAACAGGAAGGCCAGCAGACCCGCCCGCAAGGTGGAGGCAGTCTTCTTCCACTGATCGCAAGCTCCGGACCTGCCGACTCAACTAAGGGCACCAGTCGAGACTAATGCCGAGAGGCAAAGTTACGCACCCGCACATGCTGCATTCAACTACGGCATTGCGTGGACGGGCAGTGCcatggggagagagagagacgtcCGATAGCCTCCCCATTTGCATTGGAGATTAGCTTTTCCCCCGCGCTCCCCACTCCATTCCATCTGTTGCCCCTCGCGTCCCTCCGCTGTTGCCCGTTCGGCAATCGGTCTATTTGCTACGGTTCTCTCGGTGCGCTGGTTGACAGCACCGGTCCCCGAGTGGGTATCGTCCGGCCGGCCCCCGCTGGCAAACATTCAATGCCGATGTAACGCTGCGTACAAGCGTGCAAGTGGAGGGATGTTACAGCGTCCCCTGTCGCGCGCCCCGTCGCCTTTCgggggaaaagaaagaaagaaaaaaaagagatgcggGGAGGTTCGTCGAGGATTTTCATTAAAGCAATGCCGCTCGCTGGAAGAGTCACCAGAGGTTCCTCAGGCCTAAGGTGCCACGATGACGACACACATAGGCTCACACTCGCCTGGAGCGACCAAGAAAGAGCGTACAGGACTTTTGGAACCGGTTTCACTTTTCAGCGAACAGCCccagctttaataataataataataataataataataataataataataataataataataataataataataataataataataataataataataataataataataataataataataattggttttggggggaaaggaaatggctcagtatctgtctcatatatcgttggacacctgaaccgcgccgtaagggaagggataagggagggagtgaaagacgaaaggaagaaaggggtaaggggtaccgtagtggagggctccggaataatttggacccagCTTTTCGAAACTGCGTTAGCACTAACACCACCAATATCAGAATTCACCGATGTTTGTCTGTCCGCAGCCTCTCTTCGTGACCTTGAGGTTACTTGGGATGAGCAACTTGGCTATAACAAGCCAAGCAACGCTAAaccagcagcaattttttttttcactttctgtaCAGGCGTCACTCTCGCATACATTGTTTCGAGCCAAGTCGTGCAGCGCCAGCGAGCTAATAGTGCTTGCCTATGTTACAGAACAAAAactaaaatagaaaaacaaaggaaatacGAACGGAGACTCCTCCTCCCGATCAAAGTCGTAATGTCTCGCATGTTTACAGCTCGCGCATACAGCGAACAACCAGTACATAAAGCGAAATGCACGCACACGGAGAAAGTCGAGcgatgtgaagaaaaaaaacgaaaataaataaaattgatgGCATCGCTTCATGACGGGGCATAAGTAGAACGAGCTGAACGCgcgaaggggaaggggggggggggtagcgttTGCTCTTGCTTGTTAGCGAAATAAGTACACGCGGCAGCCTAGCACACGCTCAAAGCTCATTTGCAAAGCAAATCCGAGCGCCGCTCGCGTCTGCAATGCAGCGAGGAGATCGAGCTTCGGGAGCACGCACACGCCCGCACGCACCACCTTCAGAGCGGCGTTCCCCTCAGTCCAGAAAAAGGAAGCcagcgtccgctgctgctgc contains:
- the LOC144097036 gene encoding uncharacterized protein LOC144097036 produces the protein MEEPLPTSHVASDSDLDVEEDDDEDAGSTMAEPSAKKAGSALGFSIARIMAPDKAHRNSTSSAACSLTAMLNDWRRKLQASGASWIRPTVPYGAHNPAVDRQDSSLALGIATTALSQLARLHQGSGLVYPWLQQASDGLSSLPSSGLATTATPGEQHTARLVRPQPRLATAACDALKQTRLQASDKAGGGVGGASSGSGKQKTFTCPECGKVFNAHYNLTRHMPVHTGARPFVCKVCGKGFRQASTLCRHKIIHTQEKPHKCATCGKAFNRSSTLNTHVRIHAGFKPWVCEYCGKGFHQKGNYKNHRLTHTGEKAYKCSVCNKAFHQVYNLTFHMHTHNDKKPYTCKVCGKGFCRNFDLKKHSRKLHESVVASCTTPSRRPSPAEAAAARLQQLHQAAAAPFVAAASGILVDRAMMPTLL